One window of uncultured Campylobacter sp. genomic DNA carries:
- the nikR gene encoding nickel-responsive transcriptional regulator NikR, protein MKKEEKESAVRFSISLPTKLFEDLDEMVRAKQYLSRSEFIRDLIREKMVEGVLHGDGEDDCVGVLCIAYDHHQSDLIEQLVEIEHHANVTIVSTSHFHIDERHCFEEITMRDKISKIERLGAKIGALKGVKFSKLVNAVITEA, encoded by the coding sequence ATGAAAAAAGAGGAAAAAGAGAGCGCCGTAAGATTTAGCATTTCGCTGCCGACGAAGCTTTTTGAGGATCTCGATGAGATGGTGCGCGCCAAGCAATACCTAAGCCGCAGCGAGTTTATCCGCGATCTCATACGCGAAAAGATGGTCGAGGGCGTGCTTCACGGAGATGGCGAGGATGACTGCGTGGGCGTGCTTTGCATCGCTTACGATCATCACCAAAGCGATCTAATCGAGCAGCTCGTAGAGATCGAGCACCACGCAAACGTCACCATCGTCAGCACCAGCCACTTCCACATCGACGAGCGCCACTGTTTCGAGGAGATCACGATGCGGGATAAAATTTCAAAGATCGAGCGGCTCGGCGCCAAAATCGGCGCGCTAAAAGGGGTAAAATTTTCCAAGCTCGTAAACGCGGTAATCACCGAAGCGTAG